From Williamwhitmania taraxaci, the proteins below share one genomic window:
- a CDS encoding M23 family metallopeptidase, giving the protein MKSKIFFCTTFCIAFSLNSPLQAQNKNEGFGNPLPQSSSISAVFGEPRNNHFHSGIDFRTNRDTGMVVIAPYDGWITRIKVGYTGYGNALYLDHRNGYSTVYGHLERFAPVVEKFIEDCRYISQKNDLEEFPDNERLCVKKGDTIAYSGNTGGSTGPHLHYEIRRTKTQNPIDPIASGLYSLPDNIAPEISKLIIYDVVEIDGSYFYRRFSALKVHKEKAGVYSVNTDGINALPKNIAFGIMAEDRINDQRGTFAIAATTLRINGIEHFAYIINEFSYTETRFANAFIDYAAKKEKFGEIVKLFSESNCPLSIYEKNVNNGTVAVDTNKKTLFEINTMDHNGNETFLRFSLASKRTTASLLPSISNPDRMTIALPTAQSQLHHRGVKVTIPAKALYGPSVVEIRDSDLIGLQAISRSFSIGPNTIPLQKAIKIEVNLGAMGVNTMDRIYLARLQGAKGIAFIGNAINDSTIVADTREFGTFAVARDTTPPLIKTKNFVDGEVVSDQKYLFFEIDDLGSGIAGFQAYIDNEWAAIDYEPKEKTLRYKLRSNRVQPGISHIIRVVCNDNTGNVSEVITNFIW; this is encoded by the coding sequence ATGAAATCGAAAATATTTTTCTGCACTACTTTTTGCATAGCATTTTCCCTTAACTCACCCCTACAAGCCCAAAATAAAAATGAAGGATTTGGAAATCCACTTCCACAAAGCAGCAGTATTTCGGCAGTTTTTGGAGAACCAAGAAACAACCACTTTCACTCGGGCATTGATTTTCGAACCAACCGCGATACTGGGATGGTTGTTATTGCGCCCTACGACGGATGGATAACAAGAATTAAAGTTGGGTATACAGGATACGGAAACGCCCTTTACCTCGACCATCGAAACGGATATTCTACTGTTTATGGACACTTGGAGAGATTTGCTCCTGTGGTAGAAAAATTCATCGAAGATTGCCGATACATCTCCCAAAAGAATGACTTGGAAGAATTTCCTGATAATGAACGTCTTTGTGTAAAGAAAGGAGATACCATTGCCTATTCCGGAAATACAGGAGGATCAACAGGACCTCACCTCCACTACGAAATCAGAAGGACGAAAACACAAAATCCAATCGATCCTATTGCCAGCGGTTTATATTCCCTACCAGACAATATTGCACCTGAAATAAGTAAACTTATAATTTATGATGTAGTAGAAATTGACGGCTCTTACTTCTATAGGCGGTTTAGTGCGCTCAAAGTTCACAAAGAAAAGGCTGGCGTCTATTCTGTAAATACCGATGGAATTAATGCGCTACCTAAAAACATTGCGTTTGGAATAATGGCCGAGGATAGAATTAACGATCAGAGGGGCACCTTTGCAATTGCTGCTACAACATTACGAATTAATGGAATAGAGCACTTTGCCTATATTATCAACGAGTTTAGCTATACTGAAACCCGATTCGCAAATGCCTTTATCGATTATGCAGCAAAAAAAGAGAAATTTGGGGAAATTGTGAAACTTTTTTCCGAATCCAATTGCCCTCTTTCGATCTATGAGAAAAACGTCAACAACGGCACCGTTGCAGTGGATACAAATAAAAAAACACTGTTTGAAATCAATACAATGGATCATAACGGCAACGAGACCTTTCTTCGATTTTCTTTAGCATCAAAAAGAACAACAGCAAGTTTGCTTCCCTCAATCAGCAACCCAGACCGGATGACGATTGCACTTCCAACAGCACAATCACAACTACACCATAGAGGCGTAAAGGTTACTATACCAGCCAAAGCGCTTTATGGCCCAAGCGTTGTGGAAATAAGAGATTCCGATTTAATAGGATTACAAGCCATAAGCAGATCATTTTCAATCGGACCAAACACCATTCCCCTACAAAAAGCCATAAAGATTGAGGTTAACCTTGGAGCAATGGGGGTTAATACAATGGATAGGATCTACTTAGCAAGACTCCAAGGAGCAAAAGGGATTGCGTTTATTGGGAATGCGATAAACGACTCCACTATTGTAGCAGATACGCGTGAGTTTGGTACGTTTGCGGTTGCTAGAGATACCACCCCTCCCCTGATCAAAACCAAAAACTTTGTTGACGGAGAAGTAGTCTCCGATCAAAAATATCTGTTTTTTGAAATCGACGACTTGGGATCAGGAATTGCCGGTTTCCAAGCATATATCGATAACGAATGGGCTGCTATTGATTATGAACCAAAAGAGAAAACTTTACGGTACAAACTTAGATCAAATCGAGTCCAGCCTGGGATTTCACATATTATTCGAGTTGTTTGTAACGACAACACTGGCAATGTTTCTGAAGTTATAACCAACTTTATCTGGTAA
- a CDS encoding Gfo/Idh/MocA family oxidoreductase produces the protein MTEKKVLNFGLIGASGYIASRHLKAIKDTGNNLVAALDKFDSVGIMDSFFPKSDFFVEFERFDRHFDKLKRQGTKIDYVSICTPNYLHDSHIRFALRQGADAICEKPLVLNPWNVDALEEIEKETGRKVNTILQLRLHPAIIALREEVAKAPADKVFDVDLSYITSRGNWYFVSWKGDIQKSGGVATNIGIHFFDMLSWVFGEPQESVVHLSEPERAAGFLRLKKARVRWFLSVDYNDIPEAVKLKGQRTFRSITMEGKEIEFSEGFTDLHTESYRNIIAGMGFGLADARTSIQMAYNIRNFKPAGLTGDYHPFCKK, from the coding sequence ATGACTGAAAAAAAAGTATTGAATTTTGGACTAATTGGTGCCTCTGGATATATCGCATCGCGCCATCTGAAGGCAATTAAAGATACCGGGAATAATCTCGTTGCTGCGCTCGACAAGTTCGATAGCGTAGGAATTATGGATAGTTTTTTTCCAAAATCGGATTTCTTTGTGGAGTTTGAGCGGTTCGATCGTCACTTCGACAAGTTGAAGCGCCAGGGTACAAAGATCGACTATGTGAGTATCTGCACGCCAAACTATTTGCACGACTCCCATATCCGCTTTGCGCTGCGCCAGGGTGCCGACGCCATCTGCGAAAAGCCGCTGGTGCTTAACCCTTGGAATGTGGACGCCCTTGAGGAGATTGAGAAGGAGACGGGCCGTAAGGTGAACACCATACTGCAGCTTCGCCTGCACCCAGCAATTATTGCGCTTCGGGAAGAGGTGGCCAAGGCCCCTGCAGATAAGGTGTTCGATGTAGATCTTTCCTACATTACGAGTCGAGGTAACTGGTATTTCGTTTCGTGGAAGGGCGATATTCAAAAATCAGGCGGCGTGGCCACCAACATTGGCATTCACTTTTTCGACATGCTCAGCTGGGTTTTTGGTGAACCACAGGAGAGCGTTGTTCACCTGTCGGAGCCAGAGCGTGCTGCCGGATTTTTACGTTTAAAAAAGGCGCGGGTTCGTTGGTTCTTGAGCGTTGACTATAACGATATACCAGAGGCTGTCAAGCTTAAAGGGCAGCGCACCTTCCGCTCTATTACCATGGAGGGAAAGGAGATCGAGTTCTCTGAAGGGTTTACTGATCTGCATACCGAGAGTTACCGCAATATTATTGCCGGAATGGGGTTTGGCCTAGCCGATGCAAGGACTTCGATTCAAATGGCCTACAACATACGCAACTTTAAGCCTGCTGGCTTAACTGGCGATTATCATCCCTTTTGCAAAAAGTAA
- the rny gene encoding ribonuclease Y: MVYTIIAAGIALLGGIIVSYLLFSFVLRKKRQSIIRAAETEAEVIRKEKILQAKDKFLQLKSESEKVFNEKNNRMVQFEMRLKQKETALSQKQEEYQRTKKEVDAIRSNLTGQIEIVEKRTEELDRLHRLQVEKLETLSGISVDEAKNQLIENLKAEAKTAAMSYINETMDEAKMTANKEAKRIVVQTIQRVATESAIENSVTVFHIESDEIKGRIIGREGRNIRALEAATGVEIIVDDTPEAIILSAFDPVRREIARLALHQLVTDGRIHPARIEEVVAKVQKQIEEEIVEVGKRTTIDLGIHGLHPEIIRLIGKMKYRSSYGQNLLQHSREVANLCSIMASELGLNAKLAKRAGLLHDIGKVPDDEPELPHAILGMKLAEKYKEKPEICNAIGSHHDEVEMTTLLAPLVQVCDAISGARPGARREVVESYIKRLKEMEDLALSYPGVLKTFAIQAGRELRVIVGSEKVTDQEAEKLSYDIAQKIQDEMTYPGQVKITVIRETRAISFAK, from the coding sequence ATGGTATATACGATAATAGCGGCAGGCATAGCCTTATTGGGAGGGATTATAGTCTCTTACTTGCTGTTCAGCTTTGTGCTCCGCAAGAAGCGGCAATCAATAATTAGGGCAGCCGAAACAGAAGCAGAGGTTATTCGAAAAGAGAAAATACTTCAGGCAAAGGATAAGTTTTTACAACTAAAATCGGAGAGCGAGAAGGTCTTTAATGAGAAAAACAACCGGATGGTTCAGTTCGAAATGCGGTTGAAACAAAAGGAAACGGCCCTCTCTCAAAAACAAGAGGAGTATCAGCGCACTAAAAAGGAAGTTGATGCCATCCGTAGTAACCTCACTGGTCAAATTGAGATCGTTGAGAAGCGTACCGAGGAACTCGATCGTTTGCATAGATTGCAGGTAGAGAAACTTGAAACGCTATCTGGTATTTCTGTCGATGAGGCTAAAAATCAATTGATTGAGAATTTAAAGGCTGAAGCCAAAACTGCCGCCATGTCCTACATCAACGAAACAATGGATGAGGCAAAGATGACGGCCAACAAGGAAGCAAAACGCATTGTGGTGCAAACCATTCAGCGCGTTGCTACTGAGTCGGCAATTGAGAACTCGGTTACTGTATTCCACATTGAATCGGATGAGATTAAAGGTAGAATCATTGGTCGGGAAGGTCGCAATATTCGGGCTCTAGAAGCGGCTACTGGTGTTGAAATTATTGTGGATGATACCCCAGAGGCAATTATCCTTTCTGCTTTCGATCCTGTTCGTCGCGAGATTGCTCGTCTTGCCCTTCACCAGTTGGTTACCGATGGTAGAATCCATCCTGCCCGTATCGAAGAGGTTGTGGCAAAGGTACAAAAGCAAATAGAGGAGGAGATTGTTGAGGTAGGAAAACGTACCACCATCGATCTCGGTATTCACGGTCTCCATCCTGAGATAATCAGGCTAATTGGAAAAATGAAGTATCGTTCCTCATACGGTCAAAACTTACTACAGCACTCCCGTGAGGTAGCAAACCTCTGTTCTATAATGGCTTCGGAGTTAGGGCTTAATGCCAAGCTCGCTAAGCGCGCAGGTCTGTTGCATGATATTGGTAAAGTGCCTGACGATGAACCAGAATTGCCACATGCAATTCTTGGTATGAAGTTGGCCGAGAAGTATAAGGAGAAGCCTGAAATCTGCAATGCCATTGGTTCGCACCATGACGAAGTTGAGATGACTACCTTGCTTGCCCCTCTAGTGCAAGTATGTGATGCCATATCAGGTGCTCGCCCAGGTGCTCGCCGCGAGGTAGTAGAAAGCTATATCAAGCGTTTGAAGGAGATGGAAGATCTTGCTCTTTCTTACCCTGGTGTGCTGAAAACATTTGCTATTCAGGCAGGTAGAGAACTTCGTGTTATTGTTGGTAGCGAAAAGGTTACCGATCAAGAAGCCGAGAAACTTTCCTACGACATCGCTCAAAAGATTCAGGACGAGATGACCTATCCCGGTCAGGTGAAAATTACTGTAATTCGGGAAACTCGTGCAATTAGTTTTGCAAAGTAA
- a CDS encoding acyltransferase, whose product MEKEYIAHETAVIDPGCIIGKGTRVWHFSHIMAGCIIGDGCNIGQNVVISPEVILGKNVKVQNNVSIYTGVICEDDVFLGPSMVFTNVINPRSAVNRRDQYLKTIVGQGVSIGANATIVCGHNIGKYAFIGAGAVVTKEVKPYALVVGNPARQTGWMSEFGHKLVFNAQGEATCPESSDRYILKDGFVEKIA is encoded by the coding sequence ATGGAAAAGGAGTATATCGCCCACGAAACGGCCGTAATCGACCCAGGGTGTATTATTGGAAAGGGCACTCGGGTATGGCATTTTAGCCATATTATGGCTGGGTGTATCATTGGCGATGGGTGCAATATCGGCCAAAATGTGGTGATTTCGCCTGAAGTAATACTGGGGAAAAATGTAAAGGTTCAAAATAACGTATCTATATACACGGGTGTCATTTGTGAGGACGATGTGTTTTTGGGCCCCTCTATGGTATTTACCAACGTTATAAATCCTCGAAGTGCTGTAAACCGCAGGGATCAGTATCTGAAGACCATCGTTGGGCAGGGTGTGTCCATTGGTGCAAACGCTACCATTGTGTGCGGCCACAACATTGGCAAGTATGCCTTTATTGGTGCCGGTGCCGTGGTGACGAAAGAGGTCAAGCCATACGCCTTGGTGGTGGGAAACCCAGCGCGGCAAACCGGCTGGATGAGCGAGTTTGGACACAAGCTGGTGTTTAACGCCCAAGGGGAGGCCACTTGCCCCGAAAGCAGTGATCGATATATTTTAAAAGACGGTTTTGTTGAAAAAATTGCATAG
- a CDS encoding anhydro-N-acetylmuramic acid kinase, giving the protein MQKEFVALGLMSGTSLDGVDLALCHFSLIDDQWNYSIEKAETFPYSTAWEKKLREANQLPSIELLQLHSEYGQYLGTLCDNFLSQNNHRPTLIASHGHTIFHQPHNGFTFQLGHGSAIANATGIDTVWDFRSGDVLLGGQGAPLVPIGDRLLFPAYDICLNLGGFGNISFQSGENRIAFDTTVVNMALNDLAGEVGQCYDKNGELGRNGSLIPNLLQDLNELDYYSTTGPKSLGREWYLSSFKPIINKYLNYSTEDRIHTIYDHIADQTVNAFKTTGAHNALITGGGAKNGYLISLLKSKSSIPLTLPDESTIDFKEALIFAFLGILFFEGIEGSLASVTGASSNSIAGVVSKGCKLNRS; this is encoded by the coding sequence ATGCAAAAGGAATTCGTTGCTCTCGGTCTAATGTCTGGCACCTCGCTCGACGGAGTCGATTTGGCACTTTGCCACTTTTCCCTTATCGATGATCAATGGAACTATTCCATTGAGAAGGCAGAAACGTTCCCTTATTCCACTGCATGGGAGAAAAAACTGAGGGAAGCCAACCAGCTTCCCTCCATTGAATTATTACAACTTCATAGTGAATATGGGCAATATCTAGGCACCCTTTGTGATAATTTCTTGAGCCAGAATAACCATCGACCTACGTTGATAGCATCCCACGGTCATACGATTTTTCATCAACCGCATAACGGCTTTACCTTTCAGTTGGGACATGGTAGCGCCATTGCAAACGCGACAGGGATCGACACGGTATGGGATTTCCGCTCGGGGGATGTCTTACTTGGAGGACAAGGCGCGCCGCTGGTTCCTATTGGGGATCGACTGCTATTTCCAGCCTATGATATTTGCCTAAATCTTGGTGGTTTTGGTAATATCTCCTTCCAATCAGGTGAGAATAGAATTGCCTTTGATACCACCGTTGTAAATATGGCTCTCAACGATTTGGCTGGAGAAGTTGGCCAATGCTACGATAAGAATGGAGAACTAGGCAGAAATGGGTCTTTAATTCCCAACTTGCTACAAGATCTTAACGAGTTGGATTATTACTCAACAACAGGGCCAAAATCGCTAGGAAGAGAGTGGTATTTAAGTTCGTTCAAACCAATCATCAATAAGTATCTCAATTATTCAACAGAAGATCGAATACATACCATTTACGACCATATTGCCGATCAAACCGTAAATGCTTTTAAGACTACTGGCGCTCACAATGCTCTTATTACAGGAGGAGGGGCTAAAAACGGGTATTTAATCTCCCTATTGAAATCCAAATCCAGTATACCATTAACGCTACCCGATGAGAGCACGATAGACTTTAAGGAAGCCCTGATTTTTGCTTTTCTTGGTATCCTATTCTTCGAAGGAATTGAGGGTAGTCTTGCATCTGTTACGGGTGCAAGCAGCAACAGTATTGCAGGGGTAGTTTCAAAAGGATGTAAATTAAACCGTAGCTAA
- a CDS encoding nucleotide sugar dehydrogenase: protein MYQDLVSKKEKLAVIGLGYVGLPIALEFARKISVVGFDIRPDRVDLMKKGIDPSKELESEAFKGCDILLTCSTEDLRQAKFYVVAVPTPIDEHNLPDLTPVLAATRTVAKVLKKGDYVVYESTVYPGCTEEDCVPILEELSGLKYMVDFKVGFSPERINPGDKEHTLVKIKKVTSGCDAESAEEIAKTYEMIIQAGVHRASSIKVAEAAKIIENTQRDINIAFMNELSIIFNRMGINTYEVLEAAGTKWNFLKFFPGLVGGHCIGVDPYYLVYKAKQLGYHPQIISAGRFTNDSMGGYVAKQTVKKMIAADKNPKDARVLIMGFTFKENVSDIRNSKVIDIYKELHSFGVLNVDVIDAFADAHEVHEEYGITMATEPTGLYDAILVAVSHQQYVGLTEEWFKRYAAKGCVFVDVKGIFKSKVNSFTYWSL, encoded by the coding sequence ATTTATCAAGATCTCGTTTCTAAAAAGGAAAAACTAGCCGTAATAGGCTTAGGTTATGTAGGGCTACCTATTGCCCTCGAGTTTGCTCGCAAGATTTCGGTTGTTGGTTTTGATATTAGGCCAGACCGAGTGGACCTCATGAAAAAGGGAATTGATCCCAGCAAGGAGTTGGAATCGGAAGCGTTTAAGGGATGCGATATCCTATTAACATGTAGCACTGAGGATTTGCGCCAAGCGAAATTTTATGTGGTAGCAGTTCCTACTCCAATCGATGAGCATAACCTTCCCGATTTAACGCCGGTTTTAGCCGCTACGCGTACCGTTGCAAAAGTGCTAAAGAAAGGTGATTACGTTGTTTATGAGTCAACGGTATACCCCGGCTGCACAGAGGAGGATTGTGTGCCGATTTTGGAGGAGCTATCGGGGTTGAAGTATATGGTCGATTTCAAGGTGGGGTTCTCACCCGAGCGCATAAACCCAGGCGACAAAGAGCACACCCTAGTGAAAATAAAAAAAGTTACCTCGGGCTGCGATGCCGAATCAGCCGAGGAGATAGCCAAAACCTACGAGATGATTATTCAGGCAGGGGTGCACCGCGCCAGCAGCATTAAGGTGGCCGAAGCAGCTAAGATTATTGAGAATACCCAGCGCGACATCAACATCGCGTTTATGAACGAGCTCTCCATTATCTTCAACAGGATGGGGATAAATACCTATGAGGTGCTGGAGGCAGCCGGAACCAAGTGGAACTTTCTAAAGTTCTTCCCCGGATTGGTTGGGGGACATTGTATCGGAGTCGATCCATACTATCTTGTTTACAAGGCAAAGCAGCTGGGATACCACCCTCAAATAATAAGCGCAGGACGGTTTACCAACGACTCCATGGGCGGCTACGTGGCCAAGCAAACGGTAAAGAAGATGATTGCTGCAGATAAGAATCCCAAGGATGCACGGGTGCTAATCATGGGCTTTACCTTTAAGGAAAATGTAAGCGATATTCGCAACTCCAAGGTGATTGATATTTACAAGGAACTCCATTCATTTGGCGTACTTAATGTGGACGTAATCGATGCCTTTGCCGATGCTCACGAGGTGCATGAGGAGTATGGGATAACCATGGCCACTGAACCCACTGGCCTTTACGATGCTATTCTGGTTGCCGTTAGCCATCAGCAGTATGTTGGCCTTACCGAGGAGTGGTTCAAGAGGTATGCTGCCAAGGGTTGCGTATTTGTGGACGTGAAGGGGATTTTCAAGAGTAAGGTGAACTCGTTTACTTACTGGAGCCTATAA
- a CDS encoding cell division protein ZapA — protein MEDKLSIKVNVAERYYPLKIDRSDEEKIRRAAKMINDRVLQYKQRYTDKDTQDFLAMASLQFVIRMLDREEKMDVNPVLEGLSDLERDLDDFIERKIGSFK, from the coding sequence ATGGAAGATAAACTATCTATAAAGGTAAACGTAGCCGAGCGTTATTATCCGCTAAAGATCGACAGATCGGATGAGGAGAAAATTCGAAGAGCGGCTAAGATGATTAACGATAGGGTTTTGCAGTATAAGCAGCGATACACCGACAAGGATACTCAAGATTTTTTGGCGATGGCATCGTTACAGTTTGTGATTCGAATGCTTGACCGGGAAGAGAAAATGGATGTAAATCCTGTTTTGGAAGGTTTGTCGGATTTGGAGAGGGATTTGGATGATTTTATTGAGCGTAAAATAGGTTCTTTTAAATAG
- a CDS encoding DegT/DnrJ/EryC1/StrS family aminotransferase, with protein sequence MENIVMCDLKGQYLKIKSEIDSGIQEVIDTTAFIKGEAVTHFQQELGTYLNSKHVIACGNGTDALQIALMALGLKPGDEVITPDFTFIATVEVVALMGLTPVLVDVEANSYNMDTVALERAITSKTKAIIPVHLFGQCANMEEIMRIATKHNLFVIEDVAQALGTDYTFSDGRTVKAGTIGHIGSTSFFPSKNLGCYGDGGALFTNDDALAEEIRSISNHGMKVRYHHDRIGMNSRLDTIQAAILRVKLKHLDAYNQARIDAADRYEQLFGGCAQIKTPSRATFSTHIFHQYTLLLLQGDRTELIKYLSSKGIPAMVYYPVPLHSQVAFAEYQKSARNRDFPVTDLLCGSVFSLPMHTELTAEVQEYIAATIISYFE encoded by the coding sequence ATGGAAAATATAGTAATGTGCGATCTTAAGGGTCAATACCTTAAGATTAAGAGTGAAATTGATTCTGGAATTCAAGAGGTTATTGATACTACTGCGTTTATAAAGGGCGAAGCGGTAACCCATTTTCAGCAGGAGCTGGGCACCTACCTAAATAGCAAGCACGTAATTGCCTGCGGCAACGGAACCGATGCGCTTCAAATAGCCCTCATGGCCCTTGGTCTTAAGCCGGGTGATGAGGTTATCACGCCCGATTTTACTTTTATTGCCACCGTGGAGGTGGTTGCTCTTATGGGGCTGACTCCTGTATTGGTCGATGTGGAAGCCAACTCCTACAACATGGATACTGTTGCGCTGGAGCGAGCCATTACCTCTAAAACAAAGGCGATTATACCGGTTCACCTGTTTGGGCAGTGCGCCAATATGGAGGAGATTATGCGCATTGCCACCAAGCACAACCTATTTGTTATCGAGGATGTGGCACAGGCACTGGGCACCGACTATACCTTTTCTGATGGAAGAACGGTCAAGGCCGGAACCATTGGGCACATTGGTTCTACTTCCTTTTTTCCCTCAAAGAATTTGGGCTGTTACGGCGACGGTGGAGCCCTCTTCACCAACGACGATGCGCTGGCCGAGGAAATCCGCTCCATTTCGAACCACGGCATGAAGGTGCGCTACCACCACGACCGCATAGGTATGAACTCGCGGCTCGATACCATTCAGGCGGCTATCCTACGGGTAAAACTCAAGCACCTCGACGCTTATAATCAGGCGAGAATCGATGCAGCCGATCGTTACGAACAGCTGTTTGGTGGTTGTGCACAAATTAAAACTCCGAGCCGCGCAACTTTCTCCACCCATATTTTTCACCAGTACACGCTTCTGTTGCTGCAGGGCGATAGGACCGAACTGATAAAATATTTATCTTCCAAGGGTATTCCTGCTATGGTTTACTACCCGGTTCCGCTCCATAGCCAGGTTGCTTTTGCAGAGTACCAAAAGAGCGCCCGAAATAGGGATTTTCCCGTTACAGATCTGCTCTGTGGAAGTGTTTTTTCGCTGCCCATGCATACAGAGTTAACCGCTGAAGTTCAGGAGTATATTGCGGCAACAATTATCAGTTACTTTGAATAG
- a CDS encoding IS4 family transposase, giving the protein MRPFDSVKGKGVSVTQLLVSLITFRLHGSSIARMQQPGRSACPAIDDNTFYRLMNNPLMRWRGLLMGLAKQFAAHVQAKGDGNPSVRCFVLDDTDLEKTGKTIERVGRIFNHVTKRYPFGFKLLLLALWDGKSLVSLDFSLHCERGGTGKQGLTVKEKRAQFSKVRKAGTPSAQRYTELDQEKHHNAVAMLRRAVKNGVTASYVLMDSWFVNDYTIKAIRAIKGRALHVLGMCKVDNRKYTVDGRAMNAHQLVAKFDRKRAKHSRKYRTRYIAITADYKGEKVRLFLMQYNHASRWTILLTSDLSLSFVQAIELYQIRWTIEVLFKECKQYLRLGCSQNTDFDGQVADATLALVTHTILTLQKRFGAYETLGDLFRETQQHLLELTLWERLITVFLKMVMQLVELLNVDIEELIEKLLQDSQASRKLLALLSFLRDDWDKCEETYKSNI; this is encoded by the coding sequence TTGCGCCCCTTTGATTCCGTAAAGGGCAAAGGGGTAAGCGTTACCCAGCTGCTGGTATCCCTGATTACCTTTCGGCTCCACGGTTCCAGCATCGCGCGCATGCAGCAGCCCGGTAGGAGCGCGTGCCCGGCCATCGACGACAACACCTTTTACCGGCTGATGAACAACCCGCTGATGCGCTGGAGAGGGTTATTGATGGGGTTGGCCAAGCAGTTTGCCGCCCACGTTCAGGCGAAAGGTGACGGTAACCCGAGCGTTCGCTGCTTTGTGCTGGACGACACGGATTTAGAGAAAACCGGAAAAACCATTGAGCGGGTTGGCCGCATATTCAACCACGTCACGAAGCGATACCCCTTTGGTTTCAAGCTGCTGCTGCTGGCGCTATGGGATGGAAAAAGCCTTGTATCCCTTGATTTTTCGCTGCACTGCGAAAGGGGAGGTACGGGCAAGCAAGGGTTAACGGTAAAGGAAAAAAGGGCACAGTTCAGCAAGGTGCGGAAGGCCGGAACGCCCTCCGCTCAGCGGTATACAGAGCTGGATCAAGAGAAGCACCACAACGCGGTGGCCATGCTCCGACGGGCTGTAAAAAACGGGGTTACGGCCAGCTACGTGCTCATGGACAGCTGGTTTGTTAACGACTACACCATCAAAGCCATTCGGGCCATCAAGGGCAGAGCGCTGCACGTGCTGGGCATGTGTAAGGTGGATAACCGCAAGTATACGGTTGACGGTAGGGCGATGAACGCGCACCAGCTCGTCGCAAAGTTCGACCGCAAGCGGGCCAAGCACTCCCGAAAATACCGCACGCGCTACATTGCAATTACGGCAGACTATAAGGGCGAAAAGGTTCGGCTTTTCCTCATGCAATACAACCACGCGAGCCGATGGACGATTCTGTTAACGAGTGACTTGTCCCTATCCTTTGTGCAGGCCATTGAGCTCTATCAGATCCGGTGGACCATCGAGGTCTTGTTCAAGGAGTGCAAGCAGTACCTGCGGTTGGGCTGCTCCCAGAATACCGATTTCGATGGACAAGTTGCCGATGCCACCCTCGCCTTGGTCACGCATACGATACTAACCCTGCAAAAACGTTTTGGCGCCTACGAAACCCTAGGCGATCTCTTCCGGGAAACGCAGCAACACCTGCTGGAGCTGACGCTCTGGGAGCGGTTGATCACGGTATTCCTGAAAATGGTGATGCAGCTGGTTGAGCTGCTGAACGTGGATATAGAGGAGCTCATAGAAAAGTTGCTGCAAGATAGCCAAGCAAGCCGAAAGCTGCTGGCCTTGCTCTCGTTTTTACGGGACGATTGGGATAAGTGCGAAGAAACATACAAATCGAACATTTAA